A part of Fimbriiglobus ruber genomic DNA contains:
- a CDS encoding DegT/DnrJ/EryC1/StrS family aminotransferase, translated as MGVPFLSLAPVYDELRADLDAACARVLASAHYILGPEVERFEREFAAYCGVRHCVSVANGLDALTLILKAAGVGPGDEVLVPGHTFVATWLAVSAAGATPVGVDVAPRTRNLDPARLSTAVTPRTVAVMPVHLYGLPADMDAITGVARRHNLLVVEDAAQAHGARHNGRRAGSLGTAAGFSFYPVKNLGAVGDGGAVTTDDDDLAARVRRLRNYGSVVKYHHEEQGVNSRLDELQAALLSVKLRHLDAWNARRAALAGQYLAALEPLAELTLPSVPAYADPVWHLFVVTHPRRDDLRDALAAVGVQSLIHYPVPPHRSGAYAGGPCQPGDLGTSERLAAQVLSLPISPHHTGEQVRTVAERVREFCLPGPGARPAVA; from the coding sequence GTGGGAGTACCGTTCCTGAGTCTGGCCCCGGTTTATGACGAGCTGCGGGCCGACCTCGACGCGGCCTGTGCCCGGGTGCTGGCGTCGGCCCACTACATCCTCGGGCCGGAGGTCGAGCGCTTCGAGCGGGAGTTCGCCGCGTACTGCGGGGTCCGGCACTGCGTGTCGGTCGCCAACGGGTTGGACGCCCTCACCTTGATCCTAAAGGCGGCCGGCGTTGGCCCGGGGGACGAGGTTCTGGTCCCGGGCCACACCTTCGTCGCCACCTGGCTCGCCGTCTCAGCCGCCGGGGCGACCCCGGTCGGCGTCGACGTCGCCCCCCGCACCCGGAACCTCGACCCCGCCCGGCTGTCGACCGCCGTCACCCCGCGGACGGTGGCGGTGATGCCGGTCCACTTGTACGGCCTGCCCGCCGACATGGACGCCATCACCGGTGTCGCCCGCCGGCACAACCTACTCGTGGTCGAGGACGCGGCCCAAGCCCATGGCGCCCGGCACAACGGTCGGCGGGCCGGCAGTCTCGGGACCGCAGCGGGGTTCAGCTTTTACCCGGTCAAGAATCTCGGGGCGGTCGGCGACGGCGGCGCCGTGACGACCGACGACGACGACCTCGCCGCCCGGGTCCGCCGGCTCCGCAACTACGGATCGGTGGTCAAGTATCATCACGAGGAGCAGGGGGTCAACAGCCGGCTGGACGAGCTGCAGGCCGCTCTTCTGAGCGTCAAGTTGCGTCACCTGGACGCCTGGAACGCGCGCCGGGCCGCCCTCGCCGGGCAATACCTCGCGGCCCTCGAACCGCTCGCCGAACTCACGCTGCCGTCCGTCCCCGCTTACGCCGACCCGGTGTGGCACCTGTTCGTCGTGACCCACCCGCGGCGGGACGACCTCCGGGACGCGCTGGCGGCCGTGGGCGTCCAGAGCCTGATCCATTACCCGGTCCCGCCGCACCGGTCGGGGGCTTACGCCGGTGGGCCGTGCCAGCCGGGCGATCTGGGCACGAGCGAGCGATTGGCCGCGCAAGTCCTCAGCTTGCCGATCAGCCCGCACCACACGGGCGAGCAGGTTCGCACGGTCGCCGAACGAGTTCGTGAGTTTTGCCTGCCCGGTCCGGGGGCGCGGCCGGCGGTGGCCTGA
- a CDS encoding sugar 3,4-ketoisomerase, protein MTENECQIIQLPRIADPRGSLTFVEGDRHVPFPIRRVYYLYDVPGGADRGGHAHKDLRQFIVAMSGSFDVVVDDGRRRQRYHLNRSYYGLYLPTMIWRELDNFSSGSVCLVLASAPYDESDYYRRYEDFLIALKEWGCGSTVPESGPGL, encoded by the coding sequence ATGACCGAGAACGAGTGCCAAATCATCCAACTCCCGCGGATCGCCGACCCGCGGGGGAGCCTGACGTTCGTCGAGGGGGACCGGCACGTCCCGTTCCCCATCCGCCGGGTCTACTATCTGTACGACGTGCCCGGCGGGGCCGACCGCGGGGGGCACGCCCACAAGGATCTCCGGCAGTTTATCGTGGCGATGTCCGGCAGTTTCGACGTGGTCGTGGACGACGGCCGACGGCGGCAGCGGTATCACCTGAACCGGTCGTACTACGGGCTCTACCTGCCGACGATGATCTGGCGGGAACTGGATAATTTTTCGTCCGGGTCGGTCTGCCTGGTCCTGGCGTCCGCCCCGTACGACGAGTCCGATTACTACCGCCGGTACGAGGACTTTTTGATCGCACTGAAGGAGTGGGGTTGTGGGAGTACCGTTCCTGAGTCTGGCCCCGGTTTATGA
- a CDS encoding GNAT family N-acetyltransferase → MLRIERYTPGRAALWDAFVDRAKNGVFLFRRGYMDYHADRFTDHSLLFWEGDRLVAVLPANERDGTLASHGGLTFGGVVTDRRMRTGAMVDLVAGLRAYMPAAGLATLVYKAIPHIYHQAPAEEDLYALTAHGARLVRRDVASAIDLRDRVDPAKGRKWGANRARANGLAVAESTDYTAFMAVEEENLRTKYGTRPVHTAAELALLADRFPGNIRLFVAAKDDRLLGGVVVYQSRQVAHAQYIATTPEGRDLGCLDAVMDELLNRVYPGRVPYFDFGISTEKSGTYLNRGLIENKESYGGRAVVYDFYELPGGFPGDPDPVRGVA, encoded by the coding sequence ATGCTACGGATCGAGAGGTACACCCCCGGCCGGGCGGCCCTGTGGGACGCTTTCGTGGACCGGGCAAAGAACGGCGTGTTCCTCTTCCGCCGCGGGTACATGGACTACCACGCTGACCGATTCACCGACCACTCGCTCCTGTTCTGGGAGGGCGACCGGCTCGTCGCGGTCCTCCCGGCCAATGAGCGGGATGGGACGCTCGCCAGCCACGGTGGGCTGACGTTCGGTGGGGTCGTTACTGACCGGCGTATGAGGACCGGGGCGATGGTCGACCTGGTCGCTGGCCTGCGCGCCTACATGCCGGCCGCCGGACTCGCGACCCTGGTCTACAAGGCCATCCCGCACATATACCACCAGGCTCCGGCCGAGGAGGATCTGTACGCCTTGACGGCTCACGGAGCCCGGCTGGTCCGACGGGACGTAGCGTCCGCGATCGACTTGCGGGACAGGGTCGACCCGGCCAAGGGGCGGAAGTGGGGGGCAAACCGGGCCCGGGCGAACGGGCTCGCGGTGGCCGAGAGTACCGACTACACCGCCTTCATGGCGGTCGAGGAAGAAAACCTGCGGACGAAGTACGGCACCCGCCCGGTCCACACGGCCGCGGAACTGGCCCTGCTGGCAGACAGGTTCCCGGGCAACATCCGGCTGTTCGTCGCCGCCAAGGACGACCGGCTGTTGGGCGGGGTGGTCGTCTACCAGAGCCGGCAGGTGGCCCACGCCCAGTACATCGCGACCACCCCCGAGGGCCGCGATCTCGGATGTCTGGACGCCGTCATGGACGAGCTGCTCAACCGCGTCTACCCCGGCCGGGTGCCATACTTCGACTTTGGGATCTCGACCGAGAAGAGCGGCACGTACCTGAACCGCGGGCTGATCGAGAATAAGGAAAGTTACGGCGGGCGGGCGGTCGTTTATGATTTCTACGAGCTGCCCGGCGGGTTTCCGGGCGACCCCGACCCCGTCCGGGGTGTCGCATGA
- a CDS encoding acetyltransferase, giving the protein MNDLPSPLVIVGDGEFAEIAYEYFTHDSPHEVVGFAVEKQFLKKGRLFDLPVVAFEDAELHFPPAAHSAFVAVTYTQLNRVRARLYAGVKSKGYTATRYVSSRAFVWPNAVVGENCFLFENTAVQHHATVGNNVVLWTGATVCHRSIVRDHCFLSTHVAISGYCDIGERSFLGANCTIGDNVAVARDCIIGAGAVVVRNTQEGKVYKGPRATEPGPVGSLELFKVKE; this is encoded by the coding sequence GTGAACGACCTTCCGTCCCCTCTTGTGATCGTCGGCGACGGCGAATTTGCCGAGATCGCGTACGAATACTTCACGCACGACTCGCCGCACGAAGTGGTCGGGTTCGCGGTGGAAAAACAGTTTTTGAAGAAGGGCCGCTTGTTCGACCTGCCGGTGGTGGCGTTTGAAGACGCGGAACTGCACTTCCCGCCGGCCGCCCATTCCGCGTTCGTTGCCGTCACGTACACCCAGCTCAACCGGGTGCGGGCCCGGTTGTACGCCGGGGTTAAGTCGAAGGGGTACACTGCGACCCGCTACGTCAGTTCGCGGGCGTTCGTCTGGCCCAACGCGGTGGTCGGAGAAAACTGCTTCCTGTTCGAGAACACCGCCGTCCAACACCATGCCACCGTCGGCAACAACGTGGTGCTGTGGACCGGGGCCACCGTCTGCCACCGGTCGATCGTCCGCGATCACTGTTTCCTATCGACGCACGTAGCCATTTCCGGGTATTGCGATATTGGCGAGAGAAGTTTTCTCGGCGCGAATTGCACCATCGGTGACAATGTCGCGGTCGCTCGGGATTGTATTATTGGTGCGGGAGCGGTGGTGGTCCGGAATACCCAGGAAGGAAAAGTCTATAAAGGCCCCCGGGCCACCGAGCCGGGTCCGGTGGGGAGTTTGGAATTGTTCAAGGTGAAAGAGTGA
- a CDS encoding sulfotransferase family protein, with translation MDFNSALATGDTNPSLRAAKGERLVFVGGAPRSGTTLFQLILDSHPRVFGGPEFDCLPNIAHAWRRVVDALDAGRITAFCTRDQIDTCFGTLVENLLLPAADARGADVLCEKTPFNVLVFSFLLEMLPRSRGVHVVRDPRAVVSSMLAVGARSRAKGAPTPDFVETVGAAVRFTRQCLDSGFAAAERFPDRLLTIQYESLVADPANEIKRVCGFLGVEFDDRMLAPDRQPHLDLDAILVTNDGTWVDPTLDLQGIARTRTAAWERDLTRDQIGLVCEEFRGHPLLRRLGYRFD, from the coding sequence ATGGACTTCAACTCTGCCCTCGCAACTGGTGATACTAACCCCTCGCTTCGGGCGGCGAAAGGTGAGCGGCTGGTATTCGTCGGCGGCGCCCCGCGGAGCGGGACGACTCTGTTTCAGTTGATCCTGGATTCCCACCCGCGGGTGTTTGGGGGGCCGGAGTTCGACTGTCTGCCGAACATTGCCCACGCTTGGCGCCGCGTGGTCGACGCACTCGACGCGGGTCGTATCACCGCGTTCTGCACCCGCGATCAGATCGACACCTGCTTCGGCACTCTAGTCGAAAACCTGCTCTTACCGGCCGCTGACGCCCGCGGAGCCGACGTACTCTGTGAGAAAACTCCGTTTAATGTTCTTGTCTTCTCCTTCCTGCTCGAGATGCTCCCGCGTTCCCGCGGGGTTCACGTCGTCCGCGATCCGCGGGCGGTCGTGTCGTCGATGCTCGCGGTCGGGGCGCGGAGCCGTGCGAAGGGCGCCCCGACCCCGGACTTCGTGGAAACAGTGGGGGCGGCCGTCCGGTTCACCCGGCAGTGCCTCGACAGCGGGTTCGCGGCGGCGGAACGATTTCCGGACCGGCTTCTGACCATCCAGTACGAATCTCTGGTCGCCGACCCCGCGAACGAAATCAAGCGGGTGTGTGGCTTCCTCGGTGTCGAGTTCGACGACCGGATGCTGGCCCCCGACCGGCAACCCCACCTGGACTTGGACGCGATTCTGGTGACTAACGATGGGACGTGGGTGGATCCGACTCTCGATCTGCAGGGCATCGCGAGAACGCGGACGGCAGCCTGGGAGCGTGATCTGACCCGGGATCAAATCGGCTTGGTCTGCGAGGAGTTCCGTGGCCACCCCCTGCTAAGGCGCCTGGGTTATCGGTTCGATTGA
- a CDS encoding ABC transporter ATP-binding protein gives MIVVEHLTKYYGEYPAVRDVTFEVPKGRVVGFLGPNGAGKSTTMRILAGFLTATSGRASIAGKDVFSDPIAVRRNIGYMPESCPLYPELRVEEYLKFRAGLKGLGWGARRKRIDYVVERCWLKDVRRQLIGTLSKGYRQRVGLADSLLADPPVLILDEPTAGLDPTQIRETRKLIRELGREHTMLLSTHILSEVEMACDSVIIIYQGQVIEDGTLEAVRHKHKNQNLEEIFVRLTGQEGI, from the coding sequence ATGATCGTAGTCGAACACCTGACCAAGTATTACGGCGAATACCCGGCGGTCCGCGACGTGACGTTCGAGGTGCCCAAGGGCCGGGTCGTCGGGTTCCTCGGGCCGAACGGCGCGGGCAAGTCGACGACCATGCGCATCCTGGCCGGGTTCCTGACCGCGACCAGCGGGCGGGCTTCCATCGCCGGGAAGGATGTCTTCTCGGACCCGATAGCCGTCCGCCGGAACATCGGGTACATGCCCGAAAGCTGCCCGCTCTACCCCGAACTGCGCGTCGAGGAATACCTCAAGTTTCGCGCCGGCCTCAAAGGGCTCGGCTGGGGTGCCCGCCGCAAGCGGATCGACTATGTTGTGGAGCGGTGCTGGCTCAAGGATGTCCGCCGGCAGCTGATCGGGACGCTCTCGAAGGGCTACCGCCAGCGGGTCGGCCTGGCCGATTCGCTGTTGGCGGACCCGCCGGTGCTGATCCTCGACGAGCCGACCGCCGGCCTCGACCCGACCCAGATCCGCGAGACCCGCAAGCTCATCCGCGAACTCGGCCGCGAGCACACGATGCTGCTCTCGACCCACATCCTGTCCGAAGTCGAGATGGCCTGCGATTCGGTCATCATCATTTACCAGGGACAGGTCATCGAAGACGGCACCCTGGAGGCCGTCCGCCACAAGCACAAGAACCAGAACCTCGAAGAGATCTTCGTCCGGCTCACGGGGCAGGAAGGGATCTAA
- a CDS encoding ABC transporter permease subunit, with product MRPLISLIRREFTAYFLSPIAYVTLAVFQVITGALFYLTLTKLTEAGPRGIEYPMQLLFGGSTYPVEAMIAGVFFWFLLPALTAVFTMRLLAEERARGTLEMLLTAPIRDWQVVAGKYIACFLFYIVLWLPTLLYIPVLVDLDWSTGAARLDYWPVITSYAGAITAGAMFLAVGFFVSSQVQDQLVAWMLSMLVGLVFIVPGYVAWYIGSGSRWYPLTALLGVPEHFRRDFSRGVIDTRHLVLYLSVTVFCLFLTVRSLEARRLRS from the coding sequence ATGCGACCGCTGATTAGTCTGATCCGCCGCGAGTTCACGGCGTACTTCCTGTCGCCGATCGCGTACGTCACCCTGGCCGTGTTCCAGGTGATTACCGGCGCGCTGTTTTACCTAACGCTGACGAAGCTGACGGAAGCGGGGCCGCGGGGCATCGAGTACCCGATGCAGCTCCTCTTCGGCGGCTCGACGTACCCGGTCGAGGCGATGATCGCGGGCGTCTTCTTCTGGTTCTTGCTCCCCGCGCTGACGGCCGTGTTCACCATGCGGCTGCTGGCGGAGGAACGGGCCCGGGGGACGCTGGAAATGCTGCTCACCGCCCCGATCCGGGACTGGCAGGTCGTCGCCGGGAAGTACATCGCCTGCTTCCTCTTCTACATCGTCCTCTGGCTGCCCACCCTCCTGTACATCCCGGTGCTGGTCGACCTCGACTGGTCGACCGGGGCGGCCCGACTCGACTATTGGCCGGTGATTACCTCGTACGCCGGCGCGATCACGGCCGGCGCGATGTTCCTGGCCGTCGGCTTTTTCGTCAGCAGCCAGGTGCAGGACCAGCTCGTCGCCTGGATGTTGAGCATGCTGGTCGGCCTCGTGTTCATCGTCCCGGGCTACGTCGCGTGGTACATCGGCAGCGGCAGTCGGTGGTACCCGCTCACGGCTCTTTTGGGCGTGCCCGAACACTTCCGCCGGGACTTCAGCCGCGGCGTGATCGACACCCGGCACCTCGTCCTGTACCTGAGCGTGACCGTCTTTTGCCTGTTCCTGACTGTCCGCTCGCTCGAAGCCAGACGGCTAAGAAGTTAG